The following are from one region of the Coccinella septempunctata chromosome 7, icCocSept1.1, whole genome shotgun sequence genome:
- the LOC123317471 gene encoding uncharacterized protein LOC123317471: MVRLPLKSSSNLLGSSRQRAFRCLQGQFRKFEGNQEYCQLYKDFLTEYEQLKHMKKAPSDISHPRYYLPHHGILKPDSSSTKLRVVFNGSSPTSTGLSLNDIMHTGAKLQLDVIDVLFWVRRFKFVFSTDITKMYREIMVHPDDWDLQCILWRNSEDEIATYHLTTVTYGTKAAPFLAIRVLLQLIEDEGHKYPLAIPPLTKGRYVDDIYGGSDTKEELSEIAIDLKNLCMAGGLPLAKWQSNSPSTLKMVTEEEMIPSPISFDDCPTSTKLLGLLWYPQEDYFSFKINSSSSGSVVTKRTMLSHIAQLFDPLGLVSPVTIKAKMLLQELWLQKLSWDEPLSPQLTERWCNIREEGRHPRKYYHRTSRLL; this comes from the exons atggtaagactcccattaaaatcatcATCTAATCTTTTGGGATCTTCCAGACAACGTGCCTTCCGATGCCTCCAAGGACAATTTCGCAAGTTCGAGGGAAACCAAGAATATTGCCAGCTCTACAAGGACTTCCTCACTGAATACGAACAACTCAAGCACATGAAGAAGGCTCCCTCAGACATCTCGCATCCCAGATACTATTTGCCGCATCATGGAATTCTCAAACCagacagctcctccaccaaattgcgagtagtgttcaatggttccagtcccacctcaacaggcctctcactgaacgacatcatgcacacaggagcgaaacttcagttagatgtgattgatgtattgttctgggtacgtcgctttaaatttgtgttttccacagacatcACGAAGATGTACAGAGAGATCATGGTGCATCCAGACGATTGGGATCTCCAATGCATTCTCTGGCGAAACTCAGAAGATGAGATAGCGACGTACCACCTCACCACCGTCACCTATGGAACCAAGGCTGCTCCTTTCTTGGCCATTCGAGTCCTCCTCCAGCTCATCGAAGATGAAGGTCACAAGTATCCACTCGCCATTCCACCACTCACCAAAGgtcgctatgttgatgatatctatGGTGGTTCAGACACGAAAGAAGAACTCTCAGAAATCGCTATCGACCTGAAAAATCTCTGCATGGCGGGCGGCCTCCCCTTAGCAAAGTGGCAATCGAACTCTCCTAGTACGCTCAAGATGGTAACCGAGGAAGAAATGATACCATCGCCGATCTCATTTGACGACTGTCCTACTTCAACGAAACTTCTAGGCCTACTCTGGTATCCTCAAGAGGATTACTTCTCATTCAAGATCAACTCAAGCTCATCTGGGTCTGTggtaactaaacgtactatgttatctcatatcgctcaactctttgatccacttggtttagtatcccctgtcacgatcaaggccaaaatgttgttgcaggaactttGGCTCCAGAAACTGTCATGGGACGAACCACTGTCACCTCAACTCACAGAAAGATGGTGCAACATCAGAGAAGA GGGTAGGCACCCAAGAAAATACTACCATAGAACTtcacggcttctctga